The Virgibacillus siamensis sequence AGTTGCTTTCCGTGTAACGATGTATTCCCTTAACGAATCAACAAACGCCTGGTGATCTTCTTCCCGCTTATATTCGTCAATTGCCAACCCGACAAAATGAATAAGCTGATCCTTAAACATTTTTGTCTGGAATTTCAATATGGAATCAAAATGAATCGTATCGGTATTTTCCAAATTCCCGATTATAATTGATTTTAACAATTGACTTGGATCTCTGTTTTTACGGACCCGCCTGCTGTCTTCATCCTCACCATCATAGAGCCATTGGGCAATGTCAGTGATGCGGTCAATTTCCTCTGTATTTGAATAATAATAATGAGTTTTAATAATGCCGCTAATTAGGCTTGTCAGCCGGTGGCCATTAAACACATCCATCATTGCCTGTGCAGTTGTTGATGTAATACCGTCAGCATGTCCGATTTCAAGCTGTAATTGATTCCCCCATTCCTCATGTGTCCTCCAGTATAATTCAATTCGTTTATTATACTGAAA is a genomic window containing:
- the ytxC gene encoding putative sporulation protein YtxC; translation: MEVFFEHDKEAISFCEHLFQYNKRIELYWRTHEEWGNQLQLEIGHADGITSTTAQAMMDVFNGHRLTSLISGIIKTHYYYSNTEEIDRITDIAQWLYDGEDEDSRRVRKNRDPSQLLKSIIIGNLENTDTIHFDSILKFQTKMFKDQLIHFVGLAIDEYKREEDHQAFVDSLREYIVTRKATFSTVHILQGNPFTFFKPDGKQFTRMELRMLMHKEPLYMVGLDEEELNLAPLIAMAPDKITIYGDYPSEPKTLTVINVFQEKAEFKPFSSFPFSNYLKNKS